Proteins from one Mesotoga infera genomic window:
- the hslV gene encoding ATP-dependent protease subunit HslV — translation MEMHGTTILVLRKNGKTVMAGDGQITLGETIMKGTARKVRKLGDGRVLAGFAGSVADAMTLFEKFEEKFKESNSSLRRAAVNLAKEWRTNKILRNLQALLLVADNETILLVSGNGEVIEPDEEILAIGSGGSYALSAARALMRNTNLDAEMIAVQAMTIASEICIYTNSNFTVETLGGDGK, via the coding sequence ATTGAAATGCATGGAACGACTATACTGGTACTTAGAAAGAACGGTAAAACTGTAATGGCAGGTGATGGACAGATCACTCTGGGTGAAACCATCATGAAAGGTACAGCCCGTAAGGTTCGTAAGTTGGGAGATGGAAGAGTTCTCGCAGGCTTTGCCGGTTCTGTCGCCGATGCTATGACACTCTTCGAGAAATTTGAAGAGAAGTTCAAGGAGAGCAACTCAAGCCTGAGGAGAGCGGCGGTAAATCTAGCCAAAGAATGGCGGACCAACAAGATCCTTAGAAACCTGCAGGCGCTTCTCCTTGTTGCAGATAACGAAACGATTCTTCTGGTTTCGGGTAACGGCGAAGTCATCGAGCCCGACGAAGAGATTCTGGCGATAGGTTCGGGCGGCTCTTACGCACTCTCCGCCGCCCGCGCTCTTATGCGAAATACTAACCTCGATGCAGAGATGATAGCCGTTCAGGCAATGACTATCGCAAGTGAGATATGCATATACACCAACTCTAATTTCACAGTAGAAACTCTCGGAGGTGATGGTAAGTGA
- a CDS encoding D-alanine--D-alanine ligase family protein translates to MERERIAVVYGGLSHEREISIKSGYNVIASLEKRGSEVVPLDLKRSNIEKLLNIDADLFFLALHGKFGEDGTVQGLLELAGFTYTGSDSEASAICFDKEMTYRLMQGIVYLPEWKKITTLEDIAGWEIFPCVLKPTREGSSIGVMICDDLQALMGEASRLIEEYDAILIEEYIAGREVTVSIIDFETGPVVLPILEIRPKKRFYDYEAKYTAGMTDFIVPAPLDITIESQIKSDALNIYRSLGCRDMARIDGIVKGDRFYFLEVNTIPGLTDLSDLPMSARAMGLSFDKTIGAIVEAAGRRNRR, encoded by the coding sequence ATGGAGAGAGAAAGGATAGCTGTGGTTTACGGGGGTCTTTCTCACGAACGAGAGATTTCGATAAAGAGCGGTTATAACGTAATCGCTTCTCTCGAAAAGAGAGGCAGCGAAGTCGTTCCTTTAGACCTTAAAAGATCGAACATCGAAAAACTGCTGAATATTGACGCTGATCTTTTCTTTCTGGCACTCCACGGAAAGTTCGGAGAGGACGGAACGGTACAGGGTCTGCTGGAACTGGCCGGATTTACTTACACCGGTTCAGACTCCGAAGCAAGTGCCATCTGTTTCGACAAGGAGATGACCTATAGATTGATGCAGGGAATAGTGTATCTTCCCGAGTGGAAAAAGATAACCACTCTAGAGGATATCGCAGGCTGGGAAATCTTTCCCTGTGTTCTTAAGCCAACGCGCGAAGGTTCAAGCATTGGTGTGATGATTTGTGACGACTTGCAAGCACTCATGGGGGAAGCTTCCCGCTTGATTGAGGAGTACGACGCGATTCTCATTGAAGAGTATATAGCAGGCCGGGAAGTGACGGTCTCGATAATCGACTTTGAGACAGGACCTGTGGTTCTTCCAATACTTGAGATAAGGCCGAAGAAGAGATTCTACGACTATGAAGCCAAATACACGGCGGGGATGACCGATTTTATAGTTCCTGCTCCTCTGGATATCACAATCGAATCACAGATAAAAAGCGATGCCTTGAATATATACCGTTCTCTGGGCTGTAGGGATATGGCCCGGATAGATGGAATCGTGAAAGGGGACAGGTTCTACTTTTTAGAGGTGAACACTATACCCGGGCTCACCGATCTGAGCGATCTTCCGATGTCGGCCAGGGCCATGGGCCTCTCTTTCGATAAGACTATAGGTGCGATCGTTGAGGCGGCTGGCCGTAGGAACCGGAGGTGA
- the topA gene encoding type I DNA topoisomerase, with the protein MPDKLVIVESPAKAKTIERYLGKGYEVTASKGHIRDLPESTLGIDTETFEPTYEILKGKEKIVAELTMKAKGKKVLLASDLDREGEAIAWHIAQLLGLSSKDTNRIVFNEITESAIKEAVEKPRTIDMSKVEAQVARRILDRIVGYKLSPLLWRTMTKGLSAGRVQSVALKFMVELEKKIMVFVPHDFFKIFMLVGNDRFTLTELQGKKFGNRSITTQEELDTVLKGLKASLFFVKEVKKRLSKRASPMPFITSTLQQSAISELGWSASRTMKVAQQLYEGIETEKGQIAFITYMRTDSTRISSQAREKAVEIIKNNFGERYIGPIKASKGGKKIQDAHEAIRPTYPEIDMEAAKKLISGDFLKLYALIWNRFLASQMAGAEYEVTEVTVIDKSDRFAFTLVGEKRVFDGFERVLTRSSKDELNHEYGQGQEIKPDDFIWEKETTKPPSRFTEASLVKELEKRGIGRPSTYATIISTLLDRKYVLRQSKELRPTLLGAIVNEFLTDHFPDVVDTNFTANMENELDEVEGGSKKWKEVIESFYDEFKTDLDQIDRKIKNGEFKIEFPTDRECECGSHFKVVFGRYGGYLKCPECDKNESIDMTIFSGVIDGKVILKDILQEQKKEREIDEKCPQCGSPLLLRKGRFGEFIACSAYPKCKYTRNMEIPAPCPKCGGTIGKLRSKKGKNYFKCSSCGELYWSEPTNMKCVACDSTLFIKVKRGGKKVYYCEKCKKEYPIEE; encoded by the coding sequence TTGCCAGACAAATTAGTTATCGTAGAATCCCCGGCAAAAGCGAAAACCATCGAGAGGTATCTGGGGAAAGGCTACGAAGTTACGGCTTCGAAGGGTCACATAAGAGATCTTCCTGAATCCACTCTCGGTATAGACACAGAGACCTTCGAGCCGACTTACGAAATTCTCAAGGGGAAGGAAAAGATCGTCGCAGAACTCACTATGAAGGCGAAGGGCAAGAAAGTTCTTCTCGCGTCGGACCTGGACCGCGAAGGTGAGGCGATAGCCTGGCACATTGCACAGCTTCTGGGACTGTCAAGCAAGGATACAAACAGGATCGTCTTCAACGAAATAACAGAATCTGCCATAAAAGAGGCAGTTGAAAAGCCCAGGACGATAGACATGTCCAAAGTCGAAGCACAGGTTGCCCGCCGCATTCTCGATAGAATAGTCGGGTACAAACTCAGCCCTCTTCTGTGGAGAACGATGACCAAAGGATTGAGCGCGGGAAGAGTGCAATCGGTAGCTTTGAAGTTCATGGTAGAACTTGAGAAGAAGATCATGGTCTTCGTGCCCCACGATTTCTTTAAGATCTTCATGCTTGTGGGCAATGATAGGTTCACACTAACCGAACTTCAAGGTAAAAAATTCGGAAACAGGTCGATCACTACGCAAGAGGAACTGGACACAGTCTTGAAAGGACTTAAAGCCTCTCTATTCTTCGTAAAAGAAGTTAAGAAAAGACTTTCAAAGAGGGCTTCCCCCATGCCATTTATAACTTCTACCCTTCAGCAGAGTGCCATAAGCGAACTCGGCTGGAGCGCCAGCCGGACGATGAAGGTTGCCCAGCAGCTGTACGAAGGGATTGAAACGGAGAAGGGGCAGATAGCCTTCATAACTTACATGAGAACCGACTCGACCAGGATTTCTTCACAGGCGAGAGAGAAGGCCGTCGAGATAATCAAGAACAATTTTGGTGAAAGATACATCGGGCCTATAAAAGCATCTAAGGGCGGAAAAAAGATACAAGATGCCCACGAAGCGATTAGACCGACTTATCCTGAGATCGACATGGAGGCTGCAAAGAAACTGATTTCGGGAGATTTTCTCAAACTTTATGCCTTGATATGGAATAGATTTCTGGCTTCGCAGATGGCCGGCGCTGAGTATGAAGTGACTGAAGTGACCGTAATTGATAAAAGTGATCGTTTCGCATTTACCCTCGTTGGCGAAAAAAGAGTCTTCGACGGTTTTGAAAGGGTTTTAACCAGATCCAGCAAGGATGAACTCAATCATGAGTACGGTCAAGGACAGGAGATCAAGCCTGATGACTTCATCTGGGAAAAGGAAACTACCAAGCCTCCCTCAAGATTCACCGAGGCTTCACTGGTCAAGGAACTGGAGAAAAGAGGGATCGGCAGGCCTTCAACTTACGCCACGATCATTTCGACTCTACTCGACAGAAAGTATGTACTCCGTCAGTCAAAGGAGTTACGGCCGACGCTTCTGGGAGCCATAGTCAATGAATTTCTCACCGATCACTTTCCCGATGTGGTCGATACAAATTTCACTGCGAATATGGAAAATGAACTGGACGAGGTTGAAGGCGGGTCGAAAAAGTGGAAAGAAGTAATAGAGAGCTTCTATGACGAATTCAAGACCGATCTAGACCAGATAGACAGAAAGATAAAGAATGGAGAGTTTAAGATCGAGTTCCCAACAGATAGAGAATGTGAATGCGGTAGCCATTTCAAAGTGGTGTTCGGAAGATACGGCGGTTATCTGAAATGTCCGGAATGCGACAAGAATGAGTCGATCGATATGACGATCTTTTCAGGTGTCATAGATGGTAAGGTTATCCTGAAAGATATTCTGCAAGAGCAAAAAAAAGAAAGGGAGATAGATGAGAAATGTCCCCAGTGCGGTTCTCCGCTCCTGCTTAGGAAGGGTAGGTTTGGCGAATTCATCGCCTGCTCGGCTTATCCCAAATGCAAATACACCAGGAATATGGAGATTCCGGCTCCATGTCCTAAATGTGGAGGGACGATCGGGAAACTGCGTAGCAAAAAAGGAAAGAATTACTTCAAGTGCTCTTCGTGCGGAGAACTTTACTGGAGCGAGCCGACCAACATGAAGTGTGTAGCATGCGACTCTACGCTCTTCATAAAAGTTAAACGTGGCGGAAAGAAGGTTTATTACTGTGAAAAGTGTAAAAAGGAGTACCCTATAGAGGAGTAG
- a CDS encoding 3'-5' exoribonuclease YhaM family protein produces the protein MKLRDIIGNDILNQINPEHDKANKDGYPFVSDLRPGSTLLSVFKVYSKRIQEARDGKKFLLLTLSDKTGAIRAIDWFNAEANDARLDQGTAVRVSGKLVLYEDRIQLNIDPDGIQILEAGQYDPERFLAITSKDISKMYDELLGTINGIVNENIKTLLLEIFQNDRKFVEKFIVSPAAAKVHHAYKGGLLEHTMSVVELCQFFARKYSDSLNGELLIAGALLHDIGKVYEYAITQTGIDRTNEGELVGHIAMGIEIINKVISKLTGFPRYLQTEIKHLLLSHHGEMEWGSPVVPKTTEAIVLHMADDLDSKVAQFREIEDREFNGASASWSNYDRFLNRRVFMRNRKSSD, from the coding sequence ATGAAACTCCGCGATATTATCGGAAACGACATACTCAATCAGATAAACCCCGAACACGACAAAGCCAACAAGGACGGCTACCCTTTCGTCTCGGATCTGAGACCGGGCAGTACTCTCTTGTCAGTTTTCAAAGTGTACTCCAAGAGAATTCAGGAAGCCCGCGACGGGAAAAAATTCCTGCTTCTCACTCTATCCGACAAAACCGGTGCTATAAGGGCTATAGACTGGTTCAACGCTGAAGCGAACGACGCTAGACTCGATCAGGGTACGGCAGTAAGGGTGTCGGGCAAGTTGGTACTTTATGAAGACAGAATCCAACTCAACATCGATCCCGACGGTATACAGATACTCGAAGCTGGACAGTACGACCCCGAGAGGTTTTTGGCTATAACATCCAAAGATATTTCTAAAATGTACGACGAGCTACTTGGAACAATAAATGGAATCGTCAACGAGAACATAAAGACACTGCTGCTCGAGATTTTCCAAAATGACAGGAAGTTCGTAGAGAAGTTCATAGTTTCTCCTGCGGCGGCAAAGGTTCACCACGCATATAAAGGGGGGCTTCTTGAACATACTATGTCTGTCGTTGAGCTCTGCCAGTTTTTCGCGCGCAAGTACAGCGATTCACTGAACGGTGAACTCCTCATCGCGGGTGCGTTGTTGCACGACATAGGCAAGGTTTATGAATACGCGATTACGCAGACGGGAATAGATAGAACCAACGAGGGTGAACTGGTAGGACATATCGCCATGGGTATCGAGATAATCAATAAGGTTATTTCCAAGTTAACGGGCTTCCCAAGGTATCTTCAAACCGAGATCAAGCATTTGTTGCTTTCGCACCACGGGGAAATGGAGTGGGGTTCACCAGTTGTTCCCAAGACCACAGAAGCGATAGTACTTCACATGGCCGACGATCTCGATTCAAAAGTTGCGCAGTTCAGGGAGATAGAGGATCGCGAATTCAACGGAGCTTCGGCTTCTTGGAGTAATTACGACCGCTTCCTAAATAGAAGGGTCTTCATGAGAAATAGGAAATCCAGCGATTGA
- the alr gene encoding alanine racemase, protein MNSRKTFAAIDLEAYRYNLRYLTSKACPAKVMAVVKADGYGHGAVQLARVAQEEGVEYLAVAFLEEGLRLREAGIKIPILVLNYVEPSSFEAAFENNLTLTIVSHEQLKAIEASMKSGTAMNSAFHIVVDTGMRRLGLEWRESLNLLKASIDIGLNVEGAYTHFATADEKGSGFVAEQLKAFLSFLNQAERITKKTLLKHISNSAGIMYIDNSYFDYVRAGIASYGLQPSSQRDENLRPVLQWKTCISFVKKIYPGYGVGYGQTFVADREMTVATIPVGYADGYNRHLSNRGFVIISGRRCPVLGRVCMDQFVVDVTHLDHSPKVGDEVVLIGSQGNESISAEEMAEWNGTINYEVTCAISSRVPRLYMKGENI, encoded by the coding sequence ATGAATAGCAGGAAAACCTTCGCCGCAATAGATTTGGAAGCTTATAGATACAACTTACGATATCTGACCTCGAAAGCTTGTCCGGCAAAGGTCATGGCGGTGGTAAAGGCCGATGGTTACGGCCATGGTGCTGTACAACTGGCTAGAGTCGCCCAGGAGGAAGGAGTTGAATATCTAGCCGTTGCCTTTCTTGAGGAAGGTCTCAGGCTTAGGGAGGCTGGAATAAAGATTCCTATACTTGTGTTAAATTACGTTGAACCCAGCTCTTTTGAAGCGGCTTTTGAGAATAATCTTACACTTACTATCGTATCTCACGAGCAACTGAAAGCTATCGAAGCATCCATGAAATCTGGAACTGCCATGAATTCAGCCTTTCACATCGTCGTCGATACCGGGATGAGAAGGCTCGGTCTTGAGTGGAGAGAGTCGTTGAATCTGTTGAAAGCGTCCATTGACATAGGACTGAATGTCGAAGGAGCCTATACGCATTTCGCCACAGCCGACGAGAAGGGAAGTGGCTTCGTTGCCGAACAGCTGAAGGCTTTTCTGTCGTTTCTCAATCAAGCCGAGAGGATAACGAAAAAGACTCTTTTAAAACATATTTCCAACAGTGCCGGTATCATGTACATCGACAACAGCTATTTCGATTACGTCAGAGCCGGTATCGCCAGTTACGGTCTCCAGCCTTCTTCACAGCGCGACGAAAACCTTAGGCCAGTGCTTCAGTGGAAGACATGTATTTCTTTTGTGAAGAAGATCTATCCAGGCTACGGTGTTGGCTACGGCCAGACTTTTGTCGCAGATCGTGAAATGACGGTCGCCACCATTCCTGTCGGCTACGCCGACGGCTACAACAGGCATCTTTCCAACAGAGGGTTTGTAATTATCTCTGGAAGGAGATGTCCTGTACTTGGTAGAGTTTGCATGGACCAGTTTGTGGTAGATGTCACGCATCTGGACCACTCGCCAAAAGTGGGAGACGAGGTTGTATTAATTGGAAGTCAGGGAAATGAGAGTATATCGGCAGAGGAAATGGCTGAGTGGAATGGTACCATTAATTATGAGGTAACCTGTGCTATTTCGTCCAGAGTGCCCAGACTCTACATGAAAGGAGAAAATATATGA
- the rpmB gene encoding 50S ribosomal protein L28, giving the protein MSKVCEICGKSPTTGNMVSHSNKKGKRWWKPNVHNVRAMVNGEVKRVKICSKCLKAGKIQRAV; this is encoded by the coding sequence ATGTCCAAGGTTTGCGAGATCTGTGGGAAAAGCCCCACTACAGGAAACATGGTTTCCCACTCGAACAAGAAGGGCAAGAGATGGTGGAAGCCCAATGTACACAATGTAAGGGCTATGGTTAATGGTGAAGTAAAAAGAGTGAAGATTTGCAGCAAGTGTCTTAAGGCAGGAAAGATACAGAGAGCAGTCTAA
- a CDS encoding VanZ family protein — protein MMRKLIVPFTTTLYLIVIIYFYLAPARSSLMVSNDKLMHFSGFFAGGLWLSLIHFLRTHRMNLLVASFFLVTGPIVLEMLQKFSPGRSVDLLDILANYLGWLVPVALYVFMKLIRSQVFKSYKDHGTDDGESSK, from the coding sequence ATGATGAGGAAATTGATAGTACCATTTACGACTACACTGTATCTGATAGTAATAATATACTTTTATCTCGCGCCTGCAAGATCGAGCCTCATGGTTAGCAACGATAAATTAATGCACTTTTCGGGTTTCTTCGCCGGGGGCCTATGGTTATCGTTGATCCATTTTCTCAGAACACACAGAATGAATCTTCTGGTAGCTTCCTTCTTTCTTGTAACCGGTCCAATTGTTCTTGAAATGCTCCAGAAGTTCTCTCCAGGTCGATCGGTGGATCTGCTGGACATTTTGGCCAATTATCTAGGTTGGCTTGTACCGGTGGCTCTTTATGTTTTTATGAAACTGATACGTTCGCAGGTTTTCAAGTCTTACAAGGACCATGGAACAGACGATGGGGAGAGCTCAAAGTAG
- the pulA gene encoding type I pullulanase yields MAFTGESMGKTAADYGAETVLIIHYHRYSGNYDGWNLWVWPNMPTSMDGKSYIFDRSDEFGVVSTVKFSNKHTRLGYIVRLNDWQAKDVNADRFVDIPESGVAEIWLIEGEYDHVTDPASIDLRPRIKAAFLDSLNEIYVSLSAPVDTKVAEAKVLIKNEQRPVKSIEKADPTDISFTNYVKVTLAGTIEPEEISDPIELVIEGFLPDEVIVRSALDDPSFYYEGQLGAIYERDFTTFRVWSPVSSSATLLLYDDYDSQKCKQISMAKTSQGVWEATVEGDLHLKSYRYSLFSYGKFRETVDIYSKAVTRNSLRSVVIDPARTVFDEWEMDVRPSMEKFEDAIIYEIHISDITADTKTNVVNRGKYLGLTERDRTGPEGVKAGLDHLIELGVTHVHILPFNDIHYIDEGIDGQYGWGYDPYLYMVPEGHYSTDPSNPLSRIIEAKMMIKALHDSGIRVILDTVYNHTASTGEGSPFDQTVPYYYYRTDRTGAYTNGSGVGNEIATERPMMRKHIIDSLKMWVNDYHIDGFRFDLLGLFDRETVLAIDRELHELEPTLLLYGEPWGGWGANVTFSKGDQKGTQVAVFNDNLRDAIRGSVFDPKVKGFSLGSRAKERRIMRGISGSIEYSYDIRDFTDDPAETINYVSAHDNQTLWDKNSAAMPDASQELLLNAQKLSNAIVLLSQGIPFLHGGVDFARTKNGNDNSYNAGVELNKMDYSRKAQFIDLFNYYKGMIELRKSHPAFRMATAQEIKENLVFLDTPRNIVAFILNGEATGDTWKEILVIFNGNIEDAKITLPNGSWNLAMDEARVSKESLGEIKGEVILRAASAYVLYK; encoded by the coding sequence ATGGCTTTTACAGGAGAAAGCATGGGAAAAACGGCAGCCGATTACGGTGCAGAAACAGTGCTCATAATACATTACCACAGATACAGCGGCAACTACGATGGATGGAATCTATGGGTCTGGCCAAATATGCCTACCAGCATGGACGGCAAATCCTATATTTTCGACAGGAGCGACGAATTTGGAGTCGTCTCGACTGTCAAGTTTTCCAATAAACATACCAGGCTCGGCTACATAGTCAGATTGAATGACTGGCAGGCCAAAGATGTAAATGCAGATAGATTTGTGGATATTCCCGAATCAGGAGTGGCCGAAATCTGGTTAATAGAAGGTGAGTATGACCATGTAACCGATCCAGCTTCCATAGACCTCAGGCCAAGAATAAAGGCAGCTTTCCTCGACAGCCTGAACGAGATATACGTTTCTCTGTCGGCTCCAGTCGATACTAAGGTGGCCGAAGCGAAGGTGCTGATCAAAAACGAACAACGGCCGGTAAAATCAATCGAGAAGGCAGATCCAACAGATATCTCATTTACAAATTACGTGAAGGTAACATTGGCCGGGACCATAGAACCGGAAGAAATCAGCGATCCAATAGAATTGGTGATTGAAGGCTTTCTACCAGATGAAGTGATTGTGAGAAGTGCGCTGGACGATCCTTCTTTCTACTACGAAGGACAGCTCGGAGCTATATATGAAAGAGATTTCACGACTTTCAGAGTCTGGTCACCGGTCTCATCTTCGGCCACCTTGTTGTTGTATGATGATTATGACTCTCAAAAATGCAAACAGATATCTATGGCAAAAACTTCGCAGGGCGTCTGGGAAGCTACAGTTGAAGGTGATCTTCACCTCAAGTCATACAGATACTCGCTCTTTTCTTACGGTAAGTTTCGTGAAACTGTGGATATATATTCGAAAGCCGTAACGCGTAACAGCTTGAGGTCAGTTGTGATCGATCCGGCAAGAACGGTTTTCGATGAATGGGAGATGGATGTCAGACCGTCGATGGAAAAGTTTGAGGATGCCATAATCTATGAGATTCATATAAGCGATATAACGGCCGATACAAAGACAAACGTAGTCAATCGGGGCAAATATCTCGGTCTTACAGAAAGGGATAGAACCGGTCCCGAAGGGGTGAAGGCAGGCCTGGATCATTTGATCGAGCTAGGTGTAACTCATGTTCATATCCTCCCCTTTAACGATATTCATTACATTGACGAGGGCATCGATGGACAGTACGGCTGGGGGTATGACCCATATCTATACATGGTTCCTGAAGGTCACTACAGTACGGACCCCTCCAATCCACTCAGCAGGATAATAGAGGCCAAAATGATGATAAAGGCTCTTCATGACAGTGGTATTCGCGTTATCCTCGATACTGTTTATAACCATACCGCTTCAACCGGTGAAGGTTCGCCTTTCGATCAGACCGTTCCTTATTATTATTACAGGACCGACAGGACGGGGGCTTATACTAATGGTAGCGGTGTTGGAAATGAAATAGCTACAGAGAGGCCTATGATGAGGAAGCACATTATAGACTCTCTCAAGATGTGGGTAAACGATTACCACATCGACGGTTTCAGATTCGACTTGCTGGGCCTTTTCGATAGGGAAACCGTGCTAGCCATAGATAGAGAGCTTCATGAACTGGAGCCCACTCTACTGCTTTATGGTGAACCCTGGGGTGGCTGGGGAGCCAACGTGACCTTTTCCAAGGGCGATCAAAAGGGAACACAGGTCGCCGTCTTCAATGACAACCTGAGAGATGCGATCCGCGGAAGCGTTTTCGATCCAAAGGTAAAGGGTTTTTCGCTCGGAAGCAGAGCCAAGGAGCGTAGAATCATGCGTGGTATAAGCGGCAGCATAGAGTATAGCTACGATATACGTGACTTCACCGATGATCCGGCAGAAACAATTAACTATGTTTCTGCACACGATAATCAGACTCTATGGGATAAAAATAGTGCAGCGATGCCTGATGCATCACAAGAACTGCTACTTAACGCACAGAAACTCTCGAATGCGATTGTTTTGCTCTCGCAGGGTATTCCCTTCCTCCACGGCGGAGTTGATTTTGCCAGGACCAAGAACGGCAACGACAACAGCTATAACGCAGGTGTTGAACTCAACAAGATGGACTATTCAAGGAAGGCGCAATTTATAGACCTCTTCAACTACTACAAAGGAATGATTGAACTTCGGAAGTCTCATCCGGCCTTTAGAATGGCCACTGCTCAGGAGATAAAAGAGAACCTTGTCTTTCTAGACACGCCGAGGAATATCGTTGCTTTTATTCTTAACGGTGAAGCGACTGGCGATACATGGAAGGAGATACTGGTCATATTCAATGGAAACATTGAAGATGCAAAGATAACACTTCCCAATGGTTCTTGGAACCTGGCTATGGATGAAGCGAGAGTATCGAAAGAGTCACTGGGAGAAATAAAGGGTGAAGTCATTCTTAGGGCCGCTTCGGCTTATGTGCTTTACAAATGA
- a CDS encoding MogA/MoaB family molybdenum cofactor biosynthesis protein produces the protein MYRCKIIRILESGFFDETSKSIEICERMLKEHGYHFAGYFDVQPVMSDLKECIYAASRSNDMVIILGGTGLYKEDIGPEAVLSLVDKRATGIETAMMRHAIVADSSLCLYRVAAGTIRESLILCIPGYHESVSNYLDPVIDVLKPLFDGWKERAEASGEENA, from the coding sequence ATGTACAGGTGTAAGATCATAAGGATCCTCGAATCAGGTTTTTTTGACGAAACATCCAAATCGATAGAAATCTGTGAAAGGATGCTCAAAGAACACGGTTACCATTTTGCCGGTTATTTCGATGTCCAACCAGTAATGAGCGATCTAAAAGAATGTATTTATGCCGCTTCCAGGTCAAACGACATGGTAATTATACTCGGAGGGACCGGCCTTTATAAAGAGGATATTGGTCCCGAGGCCGTTCTCTCTCTGGTAGATAAGAGGGCGACCGGCATTGAGACGGCTATGATGCGACACGCGATAGTGGCCGATTCTTCGCTCTGCCTCTATAGAGTTGCGGCTGGAACTATCAGGGAATCTTTGATACTCTGTATTCCCGGTTACCACGAATCGGTCTCCAACTACCTAGATCCGGTCATAGACGTTTTAAAGCCGCTATTTGATGGCTGGAAAGAAAGGGCCGAAGCTTCAGGAGAGGAGAACGCCTGA
- a CDS encoding deoxynucleoside kinase, whose amino-acid sequence MFSIISGKYIAVEGVIGVGKTTLVRNLSLKYSIPTVLEVVEENPFLPSFYEDMDRWAFQTQLFFLVSRFDQQSAVKKTAAQGQGVVSDYTFYKDHLFASLTLKGDQLELYEKIFKVLQDQVPTPDLVVYLYADVNVLMNRIALRDRPFERSMDRNYISMLSEAYEKHMCSERNFPVLRIDTSSMDFVRNQKDLYEIFERIEASL is encoded by the coding sequence ATGTTTTCAATCATTAGCGGGAAGTACATCGCCGTTGAAGGTGTAATCGGTGTTGGAAAGACGACTCTTGTCAGAAACCTCTCTTTGAAATACTCGATACCGACTGTCCTGGAGGTAGTAGAGGAGAATCCTTTCTTGCCTAGCTTCTACGAAGACATGGACAGATGGGCCTTCCAGACACAGCTCTTTTTTCTTGTCAGTAGATTTGATCAACAATCCGCAGTGAAAAAGACGGCTGCCCAGGGGCAGGGAGTAGTTTCGGACTATACTTTTTATAAGGATCACCTCTTCGCTTCGCTTACTTTAAAAGGCGATCAGCTAGAGTTGTACGAAAAGATCTTCAAAGTTTTACAGGATCAGGTACCGACTCCGGATCTGGTGGTCTATCTCTATGCAGATGTCAACGTTCTAATGAACCGTATAGCTCTAAGGGACAGACCCTTCGAGAGGAGTATGGACCGGAACTATATCTCTATGCTCAGCGAGGCCTATGAGAAACACATGTGTTCTGAAAGAAACTTTCCGGTGTTGAGGATAGATACCTCCTCTATGGATTTCGTGAGGAATCAGAAAGACTTATATGAAATTTTCGAAAGAATCGAGGCGAGCTTATGA